One part of the Thermococcus radiotolerans genome encodes these proteins:
- a CDS encoding helix-turn-helix domain-containing protein, producing the protein MFGRRKDVVYKTLATKKRAVALQTLSAELETPMPAVLKTVKQLESDGLVEVFYGQKKASIMVKAKTIEDYL; encoded by the coding sequence ATGTTCGGCAGGCGTAAGGATGTTGTTTACAAAACCCTTGCTACCAAGAAGAGGGCCGTGGCGCTTCAGACGTTGAGCGCCGAGCTTGAGACTCCAATGCCTGCGGTTCTCAAAACCGTTAAGCAGCTTGAATCCGACGGCCTAGTGGAGGTCTTCTACGGCCAGAAGAAGGCTTCAATAATGGTCAAGGCCAAGACCATAGAGGATTACCTCTGA
- a CDS encoding nucleotidyltransferase domain-containing protein, with translation MDSRRRALEEFLGFLRENFEGRIEGVYLFGSYARGDYTEESDVDLLVVGDVSLDELIDGIFEVLMKHGVVLNVIVEKREEFERWRETSFHRTVLNEGIRVY, from the coding sequence ATGGATTCGAGGAGAAGAGCGTTAGAGGAATTTCTGGGTTTCCTAAGGGAAAACTTTGAAGGACGCATTGAGGGAGTCTACCTTTTCGGCTCCTATGCGAGGGGGGACTACACCGAAGAGAGCGACGTTGACCTGCTCGTAGTCGGAGACGTGTCCCTAGATGAGCTGATAGATGGGATCTTTGAAGTATTGATGAAACACGGAGTAGTTCTCAACGTTATCGTGGAAAAACGGGAGGAGTTTGAGCGGTGGAGAGAAACCTCGTTCCACCGCACCGTTCTAAACGAGGGAATAAGGGTTTACTAA
- a CDS encoding PrsW family glutamic-type intramembrane protease, producing the protein MLTPEKVIEYYFGIITVVGGLSVLLAIKYTLQRWRSFPESGWKVPGFALGILGLVIASVLEAPLLFLKTWIALAFAAGIIEESVKLLPMKFFERSPEWEKWKLVIGAGLFLGVVEGIFYTAGIFALNQPAYLVGVRIVLMGLHAIWAAITIGFLLGERGWKRFAGLAFSMIAHTLYDLPSLAMVDGYSGNVVAYLAGLSTGLLLATPLMAKKAAELAGRLVPKEGEKSDEVRENFEETKENEVTSSP; encoded by the coding sequence ATGCTCACACCGGAGAAGGTCATCGAGTACTACTTCGGAATCATAACCGTAGTCGGGGGCCTGTCCGTTCTGCTGGCGATCAAGTACACCCTCCAGAGGTGGCGCTCCTTCCCGGAGAGCGGCTGGAAGGTTCCGGGATTCGCCCTCGGCATCCTTGGCCTCGTCATAGCCTCTGTCCTTGAGGCACCATTACTGTTCCTCAAAACGTGGATTGCCCTGGCCTTCGCGGCGGGGATAATCGAGGAGTCGGTGAAGCTCCTGCCCATGAAGTTCTTCGAGCGTTCGCCGGAATGGGAAAAGTGGAAGCTCGTCATAGGCGCGGGTCTCTTCCTGGGCGTTGTGGAGGGGATATTCTACACCGCGGGAATCTTCGCCCTCAACCAGCCGGCGTACCTCGTTGGGGTCAGAATCGTCCTCATGGGACTTCACGCCATCTGGGCGGCCATCACGATAGGCTTCCTGCTCGGCGAGAGGGGATGGAAGCGCTTTGCCGGACTGGCGTTCTCGATGATCGCACACACCCTCTACGACCTTCCCTCCCTGGCGATGGTGGACGGGTATTCCGGAAACGTGGTCGCGTACCTCGCTGGACTCTCAACGGGCCTCCTGCTGGCCACCCCGCTAATGGCTAAGAAGGCCGCGGAGCTTGCCGGAAGACTGGTTCCGAAGGAGGGTGAAAAGTCGGACGAAGTGCGGGAAAACTTTGAAGAAACGAAAGAAAACGAGGTCACCTCTTCGCCTTGA
- a CDS encoding HEPN domain-containing protein: MKGEEITRELEVAEEELSSAQILYEHGKYRDAISRAYYSMFHSARALLLIKGITPKKHSGTLSMLGMSYIKEGLLDEYYGKAFTKAFQMRSQADYNVMYTPSREEAEEILDLALEFLEKAQELVSGWIRGEER; encoded by the coding sequence ATGAAGGGAGAGGAGATAACAAGAGAGTTAGAAGTCGCTGAGGAGGAGCTTTCATCAGCCCAAATTCTCTATGAGCATGGAAAGTACCGGGACGCCATAAGCAGGGCATACTACTCAATGTTCCACTCCGCGAGAGCCCTCCTGTTAATTAAGGGTATAACCCCAAAGAAGCACTCAGGAACCCTCTCGATGCTTGGGATGAGCTACATCAAGGAAGGACTACTGGACGAATACTATGGAAAGGCCTTCACAAAGGCGTTTCAGATGAGAAGTCAAGCCGACTACAACGTTATGTACACCCCGTCCAGAGAGGAAGCCGAAGAAATCCTCGATTTAGCTCTAGAGTTCCTTGAAAAAGCCCAGGAGCTGGTGTCAGGATGGATTCGAGGAGAAGAGCGTTAG
- a CDS encoding ATP-dependent DNA ligase has protein sequence MKYAELADLYRRLEKTTLKTLKTKFVSDFLKKAPDELLDIIPYLILGKVFPDWDERELGVGEKLLIKAVSMATGVPEREIENSVRDTGDLGESVALALEKKKQKSFFSQPLTIKRVYNTFVKIAEASGQGSQDRKLKYLANLFMDAQPEEGKYLARTVLGTMRTGVAEGLMRDAIASAFGVKAELVERAYMLTSDFGYVARVAKLKGNEGLSKVRIQVGKPIRPMLAQNAANVKEALVEMGGKAAFEIKYDGARVQVHKDGDRVVIYSRRLENVTKSIPEVVDAVLESVKPEKAIVEGELVAVGEGGKPRPFQYVLRRFRRKYNIEEMIEKIPLELNLFDVLYVDGDGMIDTPFSERRKKLEEIISQNERIRLAEQLVTTSADEAEEFYQRALELGHEGLMAKRLDSVYEPGNRGKKWLKIKPTMEDLDLVIIGAEWGEGRRAHLLGSFLVAAFDPHSGQFVPVGKVGSGFTDEDLAEFTKMLKPLIVREEGKYVEIEPKVVIQVTYQEIQKSPKYESGFALRFPRYVALREDKSPEEADTIERIAQLYEFQERFKAKR, from the coding sequence ATGAAATACGCCGAACTGGCCGACCTCTACAGGCGCCTGGAAAAAACGACCCTCAAGACCCTCAAGACCAAATTCGTCTCCGATTTTCTCAAGAAGGCACCCGATGAACTCCTTGATATAATCCCCTACCTCATCCTCGGAAAGGTCTTCCCTGACTGGGACGAGAGAGAGCTTGGGGTCGGCGAGAAGCTCCTCATAAAGGCCGTTTCCATGGCTACCGGCGTTCCCGAGCGGGAGATAGAGAACTCCGTGAGGGACACCGGCGACCTCGGTGAGAGCGTTGCCCTGGCCCTGGAGAAGAAAAAACAGAAGAGCTTCTTCTCTCAGCCGCTGACCATAAAGCGCGTTTACAACACCTTCGTGAAGATAGCCGAGGCCAGCGGGCAGGGAAGTCAGGACAGGAAGCTGAAGTACCTCGCCAACCTCTTCATGGACGCCCAGCCGGAGGAGGGCAAGTATCTCGCCAGGACGGTTCTCGGAACCATGCGCACCGGCGTTGCGGAGGGACTCATGAGGGACGCCATAGCGAGCGCCTTTGGAGTCAAGGCCGAGCTCGTCGAGAGGGCTTACATGCTCACGAGCGACTTCGGCTACGTCGCGAGGGTGGCCAAGCTCAAGGGCAACGAGGGCCTCTCAAAGGTCAGAATCCAGGTGGGCAAGCCCATAAGGCCGATGCTCGCCCAGAACGCGGCCAACGTGAAGGAAGCTTTGGTAGAGATGGGCGGAAAGGCGGCGTTCGAGATAAAGTACGATGGAGCACGCGTTCAGGTTCACAAAGACGGCGACAGGGTCGTTATATACTCCCGCAGGCTGGAGAACGTGACGAAGTCCATCCCGGAGGTTGTTGATGCCGTCCTGGAGAGCGTAAAGCCCGAGAAGGCCATCGTGGAGGGTGAACTCGTTGCCGTCGGCGAGGGCGGGAAGCCCAGGCCCTTCCAGTACGTGCTGAGGCGCTTCAGGAGAAAGTACAACATCGAGGAGATGATAGAGAAGATCCCCCTCGAGCTGAACCTCTTCGACGTCCTCTACGTTGACGGCGATGGGATGATAGACACGCCCTTCTCCGAGCGCAGGAAGAAGCTGGAGGAGATAATCTCCCAGAACGAGAGGATAAGGCTGGCTGAACAGCTGGTAACCACCAGCGCCGACGAGGCTGAGGAGTTCTATCAGCGCGCCCTTGAGCTCGGCCACGAGGGCCTGATGGCGAAGCGCCTGGATTCGGTTTACGAGCCCGGAAACAGGGGCAAGAAGTGGCTCAAGATAAAGCCCACGATGGAGGACCTCGACCTCGTCATAATCGGCGCCGAATGGGGAGAGGGAAGGCGCGCACACCTCCTAGGCTCCTTCCTGGTTGCGGCCTTCGACCCGCACAGCGGCCAGTTCGTCCCGGTTGGAAAGGTCGGGAGCGGCTTCACCGATGAAGACCTGGCCGAGTTCACCAAGATGCTCAAGCCCCTCATAGTCCGCGAGGAGGGCAAGTACGTCGAGATAGAGCCGAAGGTCGTTATCCAGGTCACCTACCAGGAGATACAGAAGAGCCCGAAGTACGAGAGCGGCTTTGCCCTTCGCTTCCCGCGCTACGTCGCTTTGAGGGAGGACAAGAGTCCCGAGGAGGCGGACACGATCGAGCGCATAGCCCAGCTCTACGAGTTCCAGGAGAGGTTCAAGGCGAAGAGGTGA
- the rlmD gene encoding 23S rRNA (uracil(1939)-C(5))-methyltransferase RlmD — MRGVVERLDLEGLGVVRLGKREIHVPFTAPGDVVEVRRWRRRKRTLIATDFDVVEPSPNRTEPKCPYFGTCGGCLLQHIPYTEQVRFKSDKLSKILGFDVEVIPSPWIYGHRNRIDVVISTRGIGFRRRGTWWDAVDIEWCPVFGESSGRVLRSLREFIEDFRPSLYEIRGNEGFLRYIVIREGKFTGELMVNLVTSEGELPQEFPEYFDYATSVYWSVNRTPSDVSYGEIERFWGSEFIRERLDDVTYLIHPNSFFQTNSHQAVTLVRKVAELVDGGKVLDLYSGVGTFGIYLAKRGFDVEGIEVNPFAVEMARKNVELNGVDATFRVGEDKDVENLSEYETIIVDPPRAGLHPKLIKKILKDKPQSIVYVSCNPKTLKANLDELVGIYSLETAVGIDMFPHTPHVETVVKLKLKV; from the coding sequence ATGCGGGGAGTCGTCGAAAGGCTTGACCTGGAAGGTCTGGGCGTTGTGAGGCTGGGGAAAAGGGAGATTCACGTTCCGTTCACCGCACCGGGTGACGTCGTGGAAGTTAGGAGATGGCGGAGGAGGAAGAGAACGCTCATAGCCACGGATTTTGACGTCGTGGAGCCCTCCCCAAACAGAACCGAGCCCAAGTGCCCATACTTCGGAACGTGCGGTGGTTGCCTCCTCCAGCACATTCCCTACACGGAGCAGGTTAGGTTTAAATCCGACAAGCTATCCAAGATTTTGGGCTTTGATGTCGAGGTTATCCCATCCCCATGGATATACGGTCATAGAAATCGCATTGATGTTGTCATTTCGACGAGAGGAATAGGCTTCAGAAGGCGCGGAACCTGGTGGGACGCGGTTGACATCGAGTGGTGCCCCGTCTTCGGCGAGTCCAGCGGAAGGGTCCTCCGCTCCCTTAGGGAGTTCATCGAGGACTTCAGACCGAGCCTCTATGAGATACGGGGGAACGAAGGCTTCCTCAGGTACATCGTCATCCGTGAGGGCAAGTTCACGGGCGAGCTGATGGTTAACCTAGTTACCTCGGAGGGCGAGCTCCCCCAGGAGTTCCCGGAATACTTCGACTACGCGACCTCCGTCTACTGGAGCGTCAACAGAACCCCCAGCGACGTCTCCTACGGCGAGATAGAGCGCTTCTGGGGAAGCGAGTTCATAAGGGAGAGGCTCGATGACGTGACCTACCTGATACATCCCAACAGCTTCTTCCAGACGAACAGCCACCAGGCCGTAACGCTGGTTAGGAAGGTGGCCGAACTGGTCGATGGCGGGAAAGTCCTCGACCTGTACTCCGGCGTTGGGACCTTCGGCATCTACCTCGCCAAGAGGGGCTTCGACGTGGAGGGAATCGAGGTCAACCCCTTCGCGGTGGAGATGGCTAGGAAGAACGTCGAGCTGAACGGCGTTGATGCGACCTTCAGGGTCGGCGAGGACAAGGACGTCGAAAATCTTTCGGAATACGAGACGATAATAGTTGATCCGCCAAGGGCGGGGTTGCATCCCAAACTGATAAAGAAAATCTTAAAAGACAAACCGCAAAGCATCGTTTACGTCTCCTGCAATCCAAAGACCCTCAAGGCCAACCTCGATGAACTGGTAGGAATTTACTCTCTAGAAACCGCAGTGGGAATTGACATGTTCCCGCACACGCCCCACGTGGAGACGGTTGTCAAACTTAAACTCAAGGTTTAA
- the pyrE gene encoding orotate phosphoribosyltransferase, protein MKDAKARLIDMFFTEEAILFGRFVLTSGRESDYYINVKKLSTNPMALRIIARLMAERAKALGIEFDRVAGPELGAVPIATALSLETEKPLVIVRKKPKGHGTGSQIEGEVKPGEKIFLVEDVTTTGGSVLRAAEVLEKAGAEIVAISVVVDREEGAGGRIGERYRFIPLVTVSELFARRGSAGVEE, encoded by the coding sequence ATGAAGGACGCGAAGGCCCGGCTCATCGACATGTTCTTCACCGAGGAGGCCATCCTCTTCGGTCGCTTCGTTCTCACCTCCGGCAGGGAGAGCGACTACTACATCAACGTCAAGAAGCTCTCCACGAATCCCATGGCGCTGAGGATAATCGCGAGGCTGATGGCGGAGAGGGCCAAGGCCCTTGGCATCGAGTTCGACCGCGTCGCCGGCCCAGAGCTTGGAGCTGTGCCGATAGCGACGGCCCTATCGCTGGAAACCGAAAAGCCCCTCGTCATAGTCCGCAAGAAGCCCAAGGGACACGGCACCGGGAGCCAGATCGAGGGAGAGGTAAAGCCCGGCGAGAAGATTTTCCTGGTCGAGGACGTGACGACCACCGGTGGAAGTGTACTGCGCGCGGCCGAGGTTCTAGAGAAGGCTGGAGCGGAGATAGTGGCAATAAGCGTGGTGGTCGACAGGGAGGAAGGAGCCGGCGGGAGAATCGGGGAGAGGTACCGGTTCATACCCCTGGTCACGGTTTCAGAGCTTTTTGCCCGCAGGGGCTCTGCCGGAGTGGAGGAATGA
- a CDS encoding pantoate kinase encodes MLVRTFVPAHITAFFVPRFHDDPLRAGSLGAGVNLDKGVNVFASIETGTLERHIHVAFNGEPVERKRAIISYSVADELVPDDFIGEVEIWQYFDFPNGHGFGNSAGGALGTALALSYAFGGTWLKAAQVAHRHEVLNRGGLGDVVGQLAGGIEVRVKAGGPGVGVVDNLFFEDYRVLVVPLGRLSTREVLDGDIVDAIEREGREALEKLLLEPGPERMMILAREFAEKTGLLSGELLELARELDKVISTPSSMIMLGRGLFALLREDEVENAITLLSDLNLPYDVTGIHEGRPKVGRWVG; translated from the coding sequence TTGCTCGTCAGAACCTTCGTTCCGGCCCACATAACGGCGTTCTTCGTTCCCAGATTTCACGATGACCCGCTTAGAGCCGGCTCCCTTGGGGCCGGGGTGAACCTAGACAAGGGCGTCAACGTCTTCGCGAGCATAGAAACCGGTACCCTTGAGAGGCACATACACGTCGCCTTCAACGGCGAACCGGTTGAGAGAAAAAGGGCGATAATAAGCTACTCCGTCGCGGACGAGCTGGTTCCGGATGACTTCATCGGGGAAGTTGAGATTTGGCAGTACTTCGACTTTCCGAACGGCCACGGCTTCGGCAACAGCGCCGGAGGTGCCCTGGGGACGGCTTTAGCGTTGAGCTACGCCTTCGGGGGGACGTGGCTTAAAGCTGCCCAGGTGGCCCACCGGCATGAGGTCCTCAACAGGGGCGGCCTCGGCGACGTTGTGGGTCAACTGGCCGGAGGGATAGAGGTTCGCGTCAAGGCCGGCGGCCCGGGCGTTGGCGTCGTTGACAATCTCTTCTTCGAGGATTACCGCGTTCTCGTCGTCCCCCTGGGCAGGCTCTCAACCAGGGAAGTTCTGGACGGCGACATCGTGGATGCCATAGAGCGCGAGGGGAGGGAGGCCCTTGAGAAGCTCCTCCTGGAACCGGGGCCTGAGAGGATGATGATCCTTGCGAGGGAATTCGCGGAGAAAACCGGCCTCCTTAGCGGTGAACTCCTTGAGCTGGCGAGGGAACTGGACAAAGTTATTTCCACCCCCAGCTCCATGATAATGCTTGGAAGGGGTCTCTTCGCCCTTCTCAGGGAGGACGAGGTGGAGAATGCCATAACCCTCCTCTCCGACCTCAACCTGCCCTACGACGTGACCGGAATCCACGAGGGCAGGCCGAAGGTTGGCAGGTGGGTTGGTTAG
- a CDS encoding MinD/ParA family ATP-binding protein yields MVSVVITGRGGAGKTTMTANLSTYFSKNGYKTLVIDGDLYLPKLAFHFGIYNPVYNLHTLLKNPDMRVLNAVYHDVNTGVDVLPGSSRLYDVLDLDNKRLRNIVREISARYKLTIIDSPVGIPFDTISTFRLAQYQLIILEIERCPIHSVHKMVENEVIKLKALGEAYGLKVGVILNKVRESSANIDDVVDFLEYSVDVPVVGIIPYDYKVPEATNMGRPVLDYAPHAPASKAISEAGSVLDEWIFGRKKRDGLLYRLYEAIISFLHSGRAPAGKKL; encoded by the coding sequence GTGGTATCAGTCGTTATAACTGGAAGGGGCGGTGCAGGGAAGACCACCATGACCGCCAATCTAAGCACCTACTTCTCCAAGAACGGTTACAAAACGCTTGTCATAGACGGTGACCTGTACCTGCCAAAGCTCGCCTTTCATTTCGGCATATACAACCCCGTCTACAACCTCCATACCCTTCTAAAGAACCCGGACATGCGGGTTCTCAACGCGGTGTATCATGATGTGAACACCGGCGTTGACGTTCTTCCCGGAAGTTCAAGGCTGTACGACGTTCTTGACCTCGACAACAAGCGCCTCAGGAACATAGTGAGGGAAATCTCGGCCAGATACAAGCTGACGATAATAGACTCCCCCGTCGGCATACCCTTCGACACCATATCGACGTTCAGGCTCGCCCAGTACCAGCTCATCATACTCGAGATAGAGCGCTGCCCGATACACTCGGTACACAAGATGGTGGAGAACGAGGTCATCAAGCTGAAGGCCCTGGGAGAGGCCTACGGCCTGAAGGTGGGCGTCATCCTCAACAAGGTCAGGGAATCCTCGGCCAACATCGACGACGTGGTGGACTTCCTCGAGTACAGCGTCGACGTTCCCGTCGTCGGCATAATACCCTACGACTACAAGGTTCCGGAGGCAACGAACATGGGGCGGCCGGTTCTGGACTACGCGCCGCACGCACCCGCTTCAAAGGCCATAAGCGAGGCAGGCTCGGTTCTCGACGAGTGGATATTCGGAAGGAAGAAAAGAGACGGCCTCCTCTACAGGCTCTACGAGGCTATAATCTCATTCCTCCACTCCGGCAGAGCCCCTGCGGGCAAAAAGCTCTGA